One window of Rhizobium leguminosarum genomic DNA carries:
- a CDS encoding mechanosensitive ion channel family protein, with product MRLRPILLRTILLLTLAVAGAHFNGAAAFAQEPQASAAAQAPLADTPLDQATKEIDKAKVQLTALQDGVKQNAEDDDALVGLATKADELSRAVITISVNLRPRFDQIKNRLTEIGDPPKDGQPPEAGIVTQERNALTSERAQINAVTGDAENLSITVTKLANEITEMRRRLFADTLLRRTEISVSVLDDAASAFVHEASEFMQALSSWAAFVWKFKRFPLFAAIFLSLASALILLSGSYRLFGSYLRRDEAVENPSYIGRLSIAFWSTLIRTLALAVLLVTSFFFLNSFNVLRPDIAPVIGALFGAIGLVYFVGRFVNAIFAPNEPRWRLVHLSNLGARSIGYCLLAMAVVNALDYLFGTVGETMGSPLVLTVVRSLIAALIIGLILISVSFGKPMLAKNGDPDAPGRHWPRGMAIILRVVGAGLILTALTGYVGLARFVATQLIVTGAVVVTMYIGLLSGKAISRQESFGDTFFARFLTRRFKLGPVAIDQAGLLVGLAIYAVALLVGIPLILLLWGFHVQDLQILAYRLFTEVRLGGISISLLGICTGILLFAGVYLLTRWLQRWLDGNVMARSHVDLGVRNSVKTGIGYLGVGIAAIIGVSAAGIDLSSFALVASALSVGIGFGLQNIVSNFVSGLILLVERPFKVGDHVVSGTAEGIVKRISVRATEIETFRKQSIIVPNSELINGLVGNWTHRNKIGRSEIPVSVSYNADPQQVMDILLELTAKIPLVMRNPEPQVEFLRFGPYSLDFELRFFLADMGDGMTVRNNLRIEILRRFKAEGIEIPLPQSDLTIHREASPVLPNALKDQTDGQEKPMEEEERPVRQLRGRTADGSLKS from the coding sequence TTGCGGCTGAGACCGATCCTGCTTCGCACCATTCTTCTGCTGACGCTGGCGGTGGCCGGCGCGCATTTCAATGGTGCTGCGGCCTTCGCGCAGGAGCCGCAGGCATCGGCAGCCGCGCAGGCGCCGCTTGCCGACACACCGCTCGACCAGGCGACGAAGGAGATCGACAAGGCCAAGGTCCAACTGACGGCACTCCAGGACGGCGTCAAGCAGAATGCCGAGGATGACGATGCCTTGGTCGGGCTTGCGACCAAGGCCGACGAACTCAGCCGCGCCGTCATCACCATATCGGTCAATCTCAGGCCGCGTTTCGACCAGATCAAGAACCGACTTACCGAGATCGGCGATCCGCCGAAGGACGGGCAGCCGCCGGAGGCCGGGATCGTCACCCAGGAGCGTAACGCGCTCACCAGTGAGCGCGCGCAGATCAACGCGGTGACGGGCGACGCCGAAAACCTGTCGATCACGGTGACGAAGCTCGCCAACGAGATCACCGAGATGCGGCGACGGTTGTTTGCCGATACGTTGCTCAGGCGTACCGAAATTTCAGTCTCGGTGCTCGACGATGCCGCCAGCGCCTTCGTGCATGAGGCTAGCGAGTTCATGCAAGCCCTGTCGAGCTGGGCCGCCTTCGTCTGGAAATTCAAGCGTTTTCCACTTTTTGCCGCGATCTTCCTGTCGCTCGCCTCAGCCCTGATCCTGCTCTCCGGCAGCTACCGGCTGTTCGGCTCGTATCTGCGCCGCGACGAAGCTGTCGAAAACCCGTCCTATATCGGTCGGCTGTCGATCGCCTTCTGGTCGACGCTGATCCGGACCCTGGCGCTGGCGGTGCTGCTCGTCACCTCGTTCTTCTTTCTCAATAGTTTCAACGTTCTGCGGCCCGACATCGCACCTGTCATCGGCGCCTTGTTCGGGGCGATCGGGCTGGTTTATTTCGTCGGTCGCTTCGTCAACGCCATTTTCGCGCCGAACGAACCGCGCTGGCGGCTCGTCCATCTTTCCAATCTCGGCGCGCGCTCGATCGGCTATTGCCTGCTGGCGATGGCCGTCGTCAACGCGCTCGATTATCTGTTCGGGACCGTCGGCGAGACGATGGGCTCGCCGCTGGTGCTGACCGTGGTCAGGAGCCTGATTGCCGCGTTGATCATCGGCCTGATCCTTATCTCGGTTTCGTTCGGTAAGCCGATGCTGGCGAAGAACGGCGATCCGGATGCGCCGGGCCGGCATTGGCCGCGCGGCATGGCGATCATCCTGCGCGTCGTCGGCGCTGGCCTCATCCTCACCGCGCTGACCGGTTATGTAGGGCTGGCGCGCTTCGTCGCCACGCAGCTCATCGTCACCGGCGCGGTCGTCGTCACCATGTATATCGGCCTGCTCTCCGGCAAGGCGATATCCAGGCAGGAAAGCTTTGGCGATACCTTCTTCGCGCGCTTCCTGACGCGCCGCTTCAAGCTCGGGCCGGTGGCAATCGACCAGGCCGGTCTGCTCGTCGGCCTTGCGATTTATGCGGTGGCGCTTCTCGTCGGCATTCCGCTGATCCTGCTGCTCTGGGGTTTCCATGTGCAGGACCTGCAGATCCTTGCCTATAGGCTGTTTACCGAGGTTAGGCTCGGCGGTATCAGCATCTCGCTGCTGGGCATCTGCACCGGCATCTTGTTGTTTGCCGGCGTCTACCTGCTGACGCGCTGGCTGCAGCGCTGGCTCGACGGCAATGTGATGGCGCGAAGCCATGTCGATCTCGGCGTGCGCAATTCGGTCAAAACGGGCATCGGCTATCTCGGCGTCGGCATCGCGGCGATCATCGGCGTTTCCGCCGCCGGCATCGACCTCTCGAGCTTCGCGCTTGTTGCCTCGGCACTTTCGGTCGGCATCGGTTTCGGTCTGCAGAATATCGTTTCCAACTTCGTCTCCGGCCTGATCCTGCTCGTCGAGCGGCCGTTCAAGGTCGGCGACCACGTCGTCTCAGGCACGGCCGAAGGCATCGTCAAGCGCATCTCGGTGCGGGCCACCGAGATCGAGACCTTCCGCAAGCAGTCGATCATCGTGCCGAATTCGGAGCTGATCAACGGTCTGGTCGGCAACTGGACGCACCGCAACAAGATCGGCCGCTCGGAAATTCCGGTTTCCGTCAGCTATAACGCCGATCCGCAGCAGGTAATGGATATCCTGCTCGAGCTGACGGCCAAGATACCGCTCGTCATGCGCAATCCCGAGCCACAGGTCGAATTCCTGCGCTTCGGCCCCTATTCGCTTGATTTCGAGCTGCGTTTCTTCCTCGCCGACATGGGCGACGGCATGACGGTGCGCAACAATCTCAGGATCGAGATCCTCCGGCGATTCAAGGCCGAGGGCATCGAGATCCCACTGCCGCAGAGCGATCTCACCATCCATCGGGAGGCTTCTCCCGTCCTTCCCAATGCGCTCAAGGATCAGACGGACGGCCAGGAAAAGCCGATGGAGGAGGAAGAACGGCCGGTGCGGCAGCTGCGTGGGCGGACGGCGGATGGCAGCTTGAAGAGCTGA
- the arsC gene encoding arsenate reductase (glutaredoxin) (This arsenate reductase requires both glutathione and glutaredoxin to convert arsenate to arsenite, after which the efflux transporter formed by ArsA and ArsB can extrude the arsenite from the cell, providing resistance.) — MNVTIYHNPACGTSRNTLAMIRNAGIEPTVVEYLKTPPSREELARMIAHAGLTVRQAIRQKDTPYAELGLDDPDLTDDQLLDAMLAQPILINRPFVVTPLGTRLSRPSEVVLEILPATHKGAFTKEDGEKVLDAKGKRII, encoded by the coding sequence ATGAACGTCACCATCTACCACAACCCGGCATGCGGCACCTCGCGCAATACGCTGGCGATGATCCGCAATGCCGGCATCGAACCGACCGTCGTCGAATATCTGAAAACCCCGCCCTCGCGGGAGGAACTGGCCCGAATGATCGCCCATGCCGGCCTCACCGTACGCCAGGCCATTCGCCAGAAGGATACGCCCTACGCCGAACTTGGCCTCGACGACCCAGACCTGACGGATGACCAGCTTCTCGACGCCATGCTGGCGCAGCCAATCCTGATCAACCGCCCCTTCGTCGTGACACCGCTCGGCACCCGCCTATCACGCCCCTCCGAAGTGGTTCTGGAAATCCTGCCGGCGACGCATAAGGGCGCCTTCACCAAGGAAGACGGTGAGAAGGTGCTCGACGCCAAGGGCAAGAGGATCATCTGA
- a CDS encoding MIP/aquaporin family protein yields MAPFDLQRRLVAEVIGTAMLVATVVGSGIMATSLTEDVGLALLGNTLATGAILVVLITVLGPISGAHFNPAVSLVLAMSRSLPKRDLTGYLLAQIAGGVAGTIAAHLMFELPLIEFSSKVRTGSAQWFSEGVATFGLVAVILAGIRFEQKAVPWLVGLYITAAYWFTASTSFANPAVALARSLTDTFSGIRPMDLPGFCLAEIAGALLALILFTWLLQPAETSSTLPSEAKL; encoded by the coding sequence ATGGCGCCGTTCGATCTGCAGCGCCGTCTGGTCGCAGAGGTCATCGGCACCGCCATGCTGGTCGCGACCGTCGTCGGGTCCGGCATCATGGCGACGTCGCTGACTGAGGATGTCGGGCTTGCCCTGCTCGGCAATACGCTGGCGACTGGCGCCATTCTGGTGGTGCTGATCACCGTGCTTGGACCGATCTCCGGCGCCCACTTCAATCCAGCCGTCTCGCTGGTCCTAGCAATGTCGCGTTCGCTGCCAAAACGCGACCTCACGGGATATCTGCTGGCACAGATTGCCGGTGGCGTGGCAGGGACGATCGCCGCTCATCTGATGTTCGAACTCCCCCTCATCGAATTCTCCAGCAAGGTTCGCACCGGCAGCGCGCAATGGTTCTCCGAAGGTGTGGCGACCTTCGGCCTGGTCGCGGTTATTCTCGCCGGCATCCGGTTCGAGCAGAAAGCGGTGCCGTGGCTGGTCGGCCTCTACATCACCGCCGCCTATTGGTTCACCGCCTCCACCTCGTTCGCCAATCCGGCCGTTGCGCTCGCCCGTTCGCTGACCGACACCTTCTCCGGCATCCGCCCGATGGATCTTCCGGGCTTCTGCCTCGCCGAAATCGCCGGCGCGCTCCTTGCGCTCATCCTTTTCACCTGGCTGCTGCAGCCGGCCGAGACATCGTCAACCCTGCCATCAGAGGCGAAGCTATGA
- a CDS encoding ArsR/SmtB family transcription factor: MDQRQALAAFSALSQETRLHIIRMLVVSGPDGMAAGAIAEKAEVSPSNVSFHLKELERAGLIAQQRESRSIIYTANYEALGGLIRFLMEDCCSGNLEICAPAAAVAACCATAMKEDPEWTTGTTAKPVTAD; the protein is encoded by the coding sequence ATGGATCAACGTCAAGCCCTCGCCGCATTCAGCGCGCTTTCGCAGGAAACGCGCCTGCACATCATCCGCATGCTGGTTGTGTCCGGTCCGGACGGAATGGCGGCGGGCGCAATCGCGGAAAAAGCGGAGGTCTCGCCATCCAACGTCTCCTTCCATCTGAAGGAGCTGGAACGTGCAGGCCTCATTGCCCAGCAGCGCGAATCCCGCTCGATCATCTACACTGCCAATTACGAGGCACTTGGCGGCTTAATCCGTTTCCTGATGGAAGATTGTTGCAGCGGAAACTTGGAGATTTGCGCGCCGGCTGCTGCCGTCGCCGCATGTTGTGCAACTGCGATGAAGGAGGACCCGGAATGGACCACAGGCACGACCGCAAAACCGGTGACGGCCGATTGA
- a CDS encoding DUF6428 family protein: MNAVDNGKIQENDISLGLLLDMLAGQKEAPLIFYYGGHPVKSGYHITEVKAGQFAGLDCGANPEVWTEIFIQLWDIEEDGRKHMPAGKFCSIVRKVTEHVRLDGSAKLTFEVSDGVRPMQLYCAARPVLSAGAVHVALSPRPASCKPRDRWLAEENKTDVACCGPNTVSSRCCA; this comes from the coding sequence ATGAACGCGGTCGACAACGGAAAAATTCAAGAAAACGATATCAGTCTCGGCCTGCTGCTCGATATGCTCGCCGGCCAAAAGGAAGCGCCGCTGATTTTCTACTACGGCGGTCATCCGGTGAAATCAGGCTACCATATCACCGAGGTCAAGGCGGGCCAATTCGCGGGTCTCGATTGCGGCGCCAATCCCGAGGTTTGGACGGAGATCTTCATTCAGCTCTGGGATATCGAGGAAGACGGCCGCAAGCACATGCCGGCCGGCAAATTCTGTTCCATCGTCCGCAAGGTGACGGAGCACGTGCGGCTCGACGGTTCGGCCAAGCTCACCTTCGAAGTCAGCGACGGCGTGCGGCCGATGCAGCTCTATTGCGCAGCGAGGCCGGTTCTCAGCGCTGGTGCCGTGCATGTGGCGCTTTCACCGCGGCCGGCAAGCTGCAAGCCGCGCGATCGTTGGCTGGCGGAGGAAAACAAAACGGACGTCGCCTGCTGCGGCCCCAACACGGTGTCGAGCCGCTGCTGCGCCTAG
- a CDS encoding squalene cyclase gives MTQSDPVIEWLLDSDPSIRWQVMRDLIDAPEREWMAERARVETEGWGARLLACRDKDGQWAGGAFLPAGFDPREWREHGQPWTATTFSLSQLREFGLDPACEQAMRTVELIGANACWEEGGQPYWQGEVEECINGRTIADGAYFGIEVAPIVDRLAAERLDDGGWNCERTRGSVRSSFASTINVLEGLLEFEKSTGGTPRSREARGTGEEFLLERSLFRRLGTGEPADKNFLQFLHPNRWRYDILRALDYFRASAILTGTDPDPRLGEAIDHLRSRRLQDGCWPLDWSLPGRVWFEVDDGQGKPSRWVTLRAIRVLRWWDARPSIDD, from the coding sequence ATGACCCAATCCGACCCGGTGATCGAATGGCTTCTTGATTCCGATCCGTCGATCCGATGGCAGGTGATGCGCGACCTCATCGACGCCCCGGAGCGGGAATGGATGGCCGAGCGGGCCAGGGTGGAGACGGAGGGCTGGGGTGCAAGGCTGCTTGCCTGCCGAGACAAGGACGGGCAATGGGCGGGCGGAGCCTTCCTGCCCGCCGGTTTCGACCCTCGCGAGTGGCGTGAGCACGGCCAGCCATGGACGGCCACGACCTTCTCGCTGTCGCAACTCAGGGAATTCGGCCTCGATCCCGCCTGCGAGCAGGCCATGCGCACCGTCGAATTGATCGGCGCCAATGCCTGTTGGGAAGAAGGCGGCCAGCCCTATTGGCAAGGCGAAGTCGAAGAATGCATCAACGGCCGCACCATCGCCGACGGCGCCTATTTCGGCATCGAAGTCGCGCCGATCGTCGACAGGCTGGCCGCCGAGCGTCTCGACGACGGCGGCTGGAACTGCGAGCGAACCCGCGGCTCGGTTCGCTCGTCCTTCGCCAGCACCATCAACGTGCTGGAAGGTCTGCTGGAGTTCGAAAAATCGACCGGCGGCACGCCCCGATCCCGGGAAGCGCGCGGAACGGGTGAGGAGTTTCTGCTCGAGCGCAGCCTTTTCCGCCGCCTCGGCACCGGCGAGCCCGCCGACAAAAATTTCCTGCAGTTCCTGCACCCGAACCGCTGGCGCTACGACATTCTGCGTGCGCTCGACTATTTCCGCGCCAGCGCCATCCTGACCGGCACCGATCCCGATCCACGCCTCGGCGAAGCGATCGACCATCTCCGTTCCCGGCGCCTTCAGGACGGCTGCTGGCCGCTCGACTGGAGCCTGCCGGGGCGTGTGTGGTTCGAAGTCGACGACGGGCAAGGCAAGCCTTCACGGTGGGTGACGCTCCGCGCAATCCGGGTGCTCAGATGGTGGGATGCCCGGCCCTCAATCGACGACTGA